The nucleotide sequence CAGTTTATATTGATCTTCTTATTAGTTACCATCAAAACACCATCCATCCTTTATGCATCTTCTTATTCGATTTATTGCCCATAAAGTCTAAGGAAATCATTCCTAAACGTGGCCATCCAATTGACTTTGTATTTTTGAAGGTAAAACCTAAAACCGATCCTAAAAAAAAATTACACCATTGATTTACAATCAATTACCACATAAATCTATTTTCTTGTTTAGAGGGTAAACCATCCCTAATTTGTATTTGAATATTTGAAGGGAAACCTCTCCCTTAGTATTTTGAATATGATTTACTGTTTTAATCCAACAGAAAGATGATGATTGTTTCACCTAATTGTTTGCATTATGGGGAAGGTATTGAAGACCGAATTGCTGAAAGAAGCTTTTGACCATTTGATAAAATTACGTCCTGAGATATACAGAAACCTGAGGCCCTATCTTCAGGTCAGCACCTTTCAAAAAGGAGAAATCATTCGTGAGCTGAATGAACCAGAACAATCCGCTCATTTTATTTATACCGGTACAGCTGCCCTGCTTTTTCCAGCCAAGAAAGGACGCGACTACCGAGTAAAGATTTTCATGGAAGGTACTGTGGCCGCTGATCTAAATGCCTATTTTGACCAATCCGATTCTCCTTTCTACCTAAGGGCACTGAGTTACGTTTCTTGCTTTTCATTGAAAAAAGAAGCAGAAATCGCACTTCTAAATGAAATGCCCGAAATCAGCCGCTTAAGTACCTTGATCAACAGGGAATTATTGGAAGAGACCTACAAATACCTAAAATCCTTTCAGCTTCCCATCGATGAGGGCTTCCCTTTTTTCTGGGAACAATACAAAGAAGAGAGGGCCTTTCTCTCCAAAAAAGACCTGGCTTTTATATTCAATACTTCCTCAGCCACTATCACCAAGTTGATCAATCAGCTTCCATAAAGCAACACATGTAATGATTGAAGCGCCTCCCTACCTGATTAAAAGACAAATAATCTATTTCTAAAAATATCTATATTTCACAAAACAGGACTTCACTTATTGTCCTTTATCTCAAAAACAAAAAATCCGCCTTCGAAGGATTTTGCTCCCCTAGTACACTAGGAATCCAAGATGGGAATGGCGTCAGACAATCCTACATCTTGCTGGTGTCCAGAACGACACCCAATAACTCCTTCAAAACCTTGATAATTTCTCTTTGCAATAGCTCTCTTTTGCTTTTTGATGACCGTCAAGACCATACCTCCCCATTCACTCCTCTTGGATGCCAGCTAATAACGGGAAGGAATAAAGGTCAAGGGTGCTGACAGCAGGAAGCATTCATCTCGCCCTTGACCGTTTTCCTGACCGGAATATCTTTGCAGAAAGGGGAAGTGGATACCGATGCAACAGTTATTAAAAACAGCAGATGATCCCCGTTTCTCCTATCCTAGTTTAACTGTTAAAGTTGACTATTTACAAGGATCGGCAACAACACATTTCAACCATTATGGCCTAGATTTCCATCCATCAAAAGGCTGCGAGTCCCGAGCACCTTTCCCCCGACTTCGGAGGCTGAAAAGAGGGCTTTGTATACAAAACTACATCTTGCTATTGCTGAACTGCAATGCTAGATTTTTTTTTTGACGTGATTAAATTCTTCAGACTTGATCAGAGTAAAAAGAAAATTTATTTGAAGGGAATGTAAGAATCTATATAAATATTTTCAACTCTTTTCACCAATCAAAGACAATCCTATATAGGAAATTTTAGTTTTAAAATATATTATTCAGATAGCTAACTATTGAAATAGTCACAGCACACATATGGCAAAGGACTTCTTTTCTCCATCTATGATTTTGTATTTTCGTTCCAACTTTCTACAAAATTGTTGCATGATATATAAATCTTTTTTTCTGTTGATATCATCAAAAATAATTGGACATCTGACCTGTGAGAAAGCTGAAATATGGTTTAATATCCCCTCCCTGAGATGTCTTTCTGGTCCATCCACTAAAATAAACCCATAATCCTGGCTTGTGATAGCCTCAATAACTACCGTTCTTTTGTACCAGCCGTTTTCTATGGGAGCAAACTGAAGGGTATGATTACTACCTCGTTTTATCAAATAATGTGGATTATTTTCCAAACTTATTACTTGAAAATATTTCAACAATGCTTCTGTGCCAGTTCCCGAACCAAATTCAAGTACTGCTTTAACAGAAGAGAATTCATTAATTAGGTACTTAAGCATCGTTTTTTCAATCGACCAACCACCTAGTGCATTCTTCTTGATCATTATTTCAGCCAATTTCTGGCAAAAACCTTGAAGGTATTTCATATCATAGATTCCTGTTTCTGAATTGCATACTAATAGTCGGTTTAGCCATTTTTCAGCGAGTGGCAATTCATGATCCTCTAGATAGGCTCCGACCAAAAGTTTCAGATGAAGCGAAAACTCCTCTTCAGAAAACAACATTCCTAATTCTTGTAACTGCCGCTCCCTTAATTGATTTGCCAGCAGTGTCTGTTCCTTCTTTCTGACAACGGATATATGACCTGGCCACAATCTATATTGCACAAGGTATTCTCCTATATTGGCCACAGGATGTTTTTTCGCAACCCTGTAGGCAAAATCATAGTCTCCTGCATAGAGAAAATTTTCGTCATATCTATACCCATCATCTATTAAAGATTTACGGTACATGATGGTAGGTTGAGAAAGATAACAATCTCTCAATAAAGCGGTTTTTATCTCTTCATACCTTAGAGGTCTGTCAAGCTTTCCAATTATTTCCCCACGCCGATTGATCACTTCGGTTAGAGTACCAACACTCATCACCTCAGAATTAGCTTCCAAATAATCAGATTGGGTCTGAAGGCGCTTTGGCAAAGATACATCATCTGCGTCAGCCATGGCGATATATTTCCCCTTGGCTAAGTCAAGACCATAATTCCTGGCCACGTAGTTCCCTCTGTTTTCTTCAAATCGATGATAACGAATCCGAATATCAGAGATATTTCTAACTAGATTTTCTGTGTGATCTGTTGAGCCATCATCAATGACCAATAACTCAAAATCGCCCAAGCTTTGGGTTAGGATACTTTTGATTGCCTTACTAATATATTGACCCGCATTATAGCATGGCATAATCACAGATACTAAAGGATTATTGTTCATTTTTTCCTTGCAATGATTTGGTTATAATGAGCTCTATCTTGTCCCGTTACTGAAAATATAGCGTTAGGCGAAAAAGATTTTTTTTATTACCCTTCTATTTTTCATCGACTAAAGTAAGTCTCACCAAATCCAACTTCTCATCAGAAGAAGGATAGAAAGGATTCATAAAGATACTACCATCGTGATAAAAGGGATTTCTTAAATAGTTAACTTCTTTGTTTGTTCCCAAATAATACTCACACAATTTTTCCCCTTGCAAAGTATAAGCCGTCATATAATTTCTGCTTAAAGCAGGGTCTTCCTCATTTATAGTAATGTGGTTCCGATAAACAATTTCGTTTTGACTATCATACAAAACATTCGAAAATATGGAAAGATATCGTCTTATTGGTATGGTTTTGTCAGCTATTGGAAGTTGATGATTGTTACCGTCTTCCACTTCTGCTTTAATTTTCCTTTTTTCTCCTGTCATTAAGTTGTACAAATAAATGTTTGATGAAAAGTAGAAATTGTAGACAAGCCAGTCACCGCTTACTGTATAGTTCGGGACTTCACTCGCTCCGTAAGATAGCCCCTTATCATAAATCAAATCCTCAGGGAAAGTAACAGGTAAAACTTTTATATTAATCTCTTCACTTTCACTTAAAGATAATGTCGCGAACATGGGGAAATAGGGGTAATCCTCTCCTATGAAATAATTCTTCCTCAACACAGTCATCAAGTATTCACCATTCCCTACTTGTACAGAAGAACCTTTGGTCCCTCCTACACGCAGATTATCTATAAATTCGACTTTTCCTTTTTTAAGTTCATCTTTTAGAAGATCGTCTAGTGAAACACGATGTTTAACGTAGCCCTTGCCATCCACAACATAACAAAAACGGAATGATTCAATAAGATATCGATCTTCACTAATCATATAAGCCTTCCTTGGTATTGTATTGATTTCATCAGGGCCTTCTCCTCTTTTGAGAGGAATAATTTTTTCTAATCGAAAGTTGTTCAGATCCGTAATGATCAACTGACGTTCATTATAGATAAACAAATGATAGAGCTTATCATCCACATTTACAACCGTAAAAGAAGCAAACATAGGACTTATAGTAACTGAACTAAGGTCTACTTCTATATCATTGCGCAAAAAAGTCATTGACACTTCTTTCTTTTCGTTCTGCGAAGAACAGGAAAAAAGTGCCAATGTTATGAATAAGATTAATTTCATAAAATTATCCTCTTAATTGCAAGTGGCATTAACTCCATCATAATCACTGTAAAAATCGTATGTGCCTCCTTCACACACATCTGTTACTGAAAGGTAGCTGCCAGCGCAACAATTATTTGCCAAATCTTCATAGACCTCCAGAACATCATAAAAACCACATGCGTAGGTTGTCCCACCATCACAGCCGTATGGAGAAGCTTGTGCTTCAAAACAATTGAACAAACCAGACCCCACAGTCATCATGCTAGCAGCCATCACCACTCTAGGAATTACATTTTTCTTTTGATTTTTCATATGAATTTTTGTTTTAGGTTAAAGAATGTTCTCGAACAATATATGCAAAAAGTGAGTATTGAAGGGAAACTACCCAATCATCCTCGTGAATAAAGGGAATTATTCCGTGAATATGGTTTTTCACTTCGTTAACCTAATTAAGTATCCTCTTCCTTTCCCCTGCAATTGGATCTGTTTCATGTCACTGGCATCAAACCGCAAACGTCAGCGAGAGCAAACCAAAATCAATAAATCAGGCAGGACTGGTCGTAAACTACCAGAAAAGACTGGAAACACTGTTCATCCAACTATATAATAAGTTTATCTGGAAAGGGCAAAGGAGTTTAGTTAATATTCTCTAGTCGATCTAAATCACTCCCTGCTCCAAAAACAATTTTAAGTCCTTTAACCTACTATACGCCACTTTGTGCGTTGAAAAATCGTCCAATATCACTATGCTCTTTTTTAAATCTAAAGATCGGATAAAATCAGTATTAATAATTTTACTTCTACTTATCCTGATAAAATGAGACGGTAAGGTATGTCCTATAGCCTTTAAAGATCTGCTACATGTAAATTGATTTCCACATTTTGTTACACAGGTTAATAAATGACACTATCCCAAAAAGTGTGTAAACTAAAATAGGGACGGCTGTGCCGCATGGAGATCAACAGCCACAGGTTGATTCCCCGGTAAACGGTACCGGTGCAATAATTCCTCGGCAGTCCTCTGCTTCCCCAAGGTTGTTTCCATGGAATAATGCCCTTTTCCAGACTGGCCATGATCCTCTCGTTGACGATCTGGTAAACATCTTTGCTGGATTTTTCTCTTTGTCGCTTCATAATCACATCGTTTTATGGTGAATGATTTAATTATGAAGCTGCCCCAGGCCGCAGGGCAGATTAAAGGCAAGGAGGATCGGAATAAACAGGCGCGGGCCCGGGCGGGACGGCTTTATGCCGAAGTTCCTTGGCCTGTATGGGACCTGCCGACCTAACTTTGCGGGATAATTGAATAAGAAACAAAAGCGAAAGTTTCAGGATCTTTCAAACAGTCTAAGCAAAGATCGTATTGTTGGTTTCATTTATAGGTATATAGTATGGGTATTCAATAACCGCTACCAGCTAAAAACAGGATACTTTCTGATTGAATTTGAAAAAAGCCTAAAGCTTGCCACAAATTCATGGGTAGTATTGGGAAGTCGGAAAGTCCTATTTCTAGGAATTTCATAGGTATAACTAAAATTAATATCCGAAAGCAATACCCCCAGTTGAAAATTATTTGAGTAATCAATTCGGTGTCCCATTCCTACCCAAATTTTATCTTTAAACAAAGTTTTAATATTAAATTCGACCCCTACTGGCAAATCAACCTGCTCTTGCAATAGAAAATCTCCTCCTATTTTCATATCATCATTTAAGTCAAACCGAAATCCTGACTGAACAAAGTGGGAAAAAGGAATAGAGGTAACAAAGACATCTCCCGCATTGAACCGCCCTTTATTAAGGTGATGAATACTGTAACCCAAATAGAAATTGGGGTGAACCAACCCTGCCCCAAGATTAAAATCATAAATCTGCATGCTTGCAAAACTTCCCACGTATTGGTTGATTTTAGGATCACCCACCTGCTGGGTGTTAAGTTTATTTCCATCCAAATTGACAGTATTATATTGGAAAGTGGCCCCAAGCCTTAGAATTAATTCTTGGCTCAGGTTAATACCGACCGCATAGGAAGCATTGATTTCAGTATCATTGAACGCTCCAATTTTATCATGAAGTATGCTAATGCCAATAGCATTCTTGGTGTTTGGCAATGAATCCGGTTTTCCGAAAAATTCGGGTAAATCAATTTCTGTCAGGAACAGGTAGCTGGTAGGCGCACCATTAAAGCCTACCCATTGATTTCTGGCCACCCCTCTAATTAAACTTCCCTCCAAACCTACTAAAGCTGGATTAGTATAACCTCTAACCGCATTAAACTGACTATGATATTTCCTGTTTTGGCCTTTTGTTGTGAATATTACCAATAAAAGGAATACCCCAAGTATTGTGATTTTTATTAAACTGCGTTTCATAAATTTTTCTAAAAACTTCTAAATTATTTGACCAAGATTAAAAACCCTTTCATATTCTCATCTACCTCTTCGATGCGAACCACATAGAAGTAAGTTCCCGTAGCCAGTTCTTTACCTTTATAGGTTCCATCCCATTTCATTCTAGGATCATTCGAAGTAAAAACCCTATTTCCTACTCTATCAAAAACCTGGATATCCACCCCATTGTAATAGATCAATTCCGGGATACTCCAAAAATCATTTACCCCATCTCCATCTGGAGAAAATGCATTGTATACCTGAATACTCCCTATCTCTAGTCGATTTCTGATTATCTCAAATCTTTTTTTCAAGCTATTTCCTTCTACATCTACCGCTTGAACCTCAATTGTAAAAGTGTTTTGTCCTGGTTTAATTTCAGAAGAATCCCAGTACAGCATACCCTCCGTAATCGAAAACAGATCATTATCAGCTATCCCAGAAACCAATGACAACTGATGTGTATCGTCCTGGGCATCCAACACTTCAAATTGACCAATTGGGACTGTCATCGCTTCTCCTTTTACATCGAATGAATCATGATCCAAAACAATATCCTGTGGTGCTTCTTTCCCATTCATTTTGACCTGGCTGACTGGGTATAGACCAAAAGGATTAAAAAATCCGGATAAATCTCTAAACTGTCCTTGGATTTCTATTTCCCAGGGGCCATTAGGTTCCAGTTCATCCACCTTCCAATAAACCGGTAAATTGATAAGTTCACCGGCACCTGACATTACCAAAATTGATCCAGGCAGGTCATCCATCAATAGGGTTTCCCCCCACTCCAATTCTATGTATGGACTCTCCAATAATTCGACAATTGATCTGTTGTAAATATAATCTGGGATTCCATCTCCATTCTCATCCGTGTAATCTCCGCTGTCCTCTGAATCTGTACCCTCCTTATCTTCAATGAAATCAGGAACCCCGTCCCCATCAGCATCTTGATAATCCAATGGGTCATTTGGATCAGTGCCATCAATGATTTCCTGATAATCGGGTACGCCATCACCATCAGTATCCAGATTATCCAAAATCATATTTAATATTTCCTGAATGTCCGCTTCAGATTGAATATTTGGCTGTAAGGCCAAAAGCAATTCATTTAAAACAGATACGTTTGACTGATCTATTCCTATAATTTTCAAAAAGACATACTCCTTTAAAAGGGGAATTTCAGACACTCCATTGGAGAGGATATATTGTCTTATTTTTTGCAAAATACCCACCTCATTGAGAGGATCCGGTTTAATTTCCAAACCGTTACTAATGGACACCGAATGAAAATTAGGATTATCCGTATTAGTAGCTGTAATGGTTGTTTTTCCAGCTTTATAAATCCTTATTTCATTTCCAACAATCTCTGCTATCTCCGTATCTTCTATTTGATAGGTAAACTCTAAATTATAGTTATTGGTTGGAACAGGTATTTCGACCCCACTATCACCTACAAAAAAGGATAAATCTTCCCAAACCAATACAGGGACTTCCGGAACAACCTCTAAAACTCCATCATTGATAACCAATTTATAGTTGTCTAACTCATCCATCATCACTGAAATAGGATATTCTCCTACAGGCGAATTGACCTCCCCATCCGTTACAAGCTGTAAGTTGTCCAAGATAGATTCATCCGTTTCCAGTAACCCCTTAGACGTGAAGGAGAATTCAGGTAATGAAGCCCCATACCGTTTGGTGGCATTCATTATGGTGATCTCCAAGATAGCAGGCTCAATAGATAAAATACCTGAAACGTACTCAATGGCATAATTCAATGAATTCAATCCGGAAAAACTCACCTCATAGTCGCCCACATTTTCCCCTTCTTCCCTATCCCATTCCAAATCACCCTTCAAATCCTCCATTGAATCCTGATTTTTCCACCCTTTTACCTGCACAGTGAATGAAGGGTCAGGTTGCCCATATGTTTTTCTAAAGTCATTTCCTTGCACCAGCAGTTTTGCCGGAGTAATACTGAGTTTCCCGGTCAAATAATCCAACGTATAGTTCCCACTGGAAAGGCCGCCTGCGGTAACGGCATACTCTCCAACATCCTCGCCCGGAGCACGGTCATAGGATACGCTGCCCGAAAGCACACCTGCGTCTTCATCCAGGACGAAGCCCTCATAGGTGGCCGTAAAGGAGGGATCATCCGAACCGTAGACCTTTTCCGCATCGGACACCTGCACCCGCAACGGCGCGGGGGTGATATCCAACCGGCCTGGCAGGTACTCCAACGTATAGTTCCCACTGGAAAGGCCGCCTGCTGTAACGGCATACTCTCCAACATCCTCGCCCGGAGCACGGTCATAGGATACGCTGCCCGAAAGCACACCTGCGTCTTCATCCAGGACAA is from Echinicola marina and encodes:
- a CDS encoding Crp/Fnr family transcriptional regulator: MGKVLKTELLKEAFDHLIKLRPEIYRNLRPYLQVSTFQKGEIIRELNEPEQSAHFIYTGTAALLFPAKKGRDYRVKIFMEGTVAADLNAYFDQSDSPFYLRALSYVSCFSLKKEAEIALLNEMPEISRLSTLINRELLEETYKYLKSFQLPIDEGFPFFWEQYKEERAFLSKKDLAFIFNTSSATITKLINQLP
- a CDS encoding glycosyltransferase family 2 protein gives rise to the protein MNNNPLVSVIMPCYNAGQYISKAIKSILTQSLGDFELLVIDDGSTDHTENLVRNISDIRIRYHRFEENRGNYVARNYGLDLAKGKYIAMADADDVSLPKRLQTQSDYLEANSEVMSVGTLTEVINRRGEIIGKLDRPLRYEEIKTALLRDCYLSQPTIMYRKSLIDDGYRYDENFLYAGDYDFAYRVAKKHPVANIGEYLVQYRLWPGHISVVRKKEQTLLANQLRERQLQELGMLFSEEEFSLHLKLLVGAYLEDHELPLAEKWLNRLLVCNSETGIYDMKYLQGFCQKLAEIMIKKNALGGWSIEKTMLKYLINEFSSVKAVLEFGSGTGTEALLKYFQVISLENNPHYLIKRGSNHTLQFAPIENGWYKRTVVIEAITSQDYGFILVDGPERHLREGILNHISAFSQVRCPIIFDDINRKKDLYIMQQFCRKLERKYKIIDGEKKSFAICVL
- a CDS encoding DUF4221 domain-containing protein, whose protein sequence is MKLILFITLALFSCSSQNEKKEVSMTFLRNDIEVDLSSVTISPMFASFTVVNVDDKLYHLFIYNERQLIITDLNNFRLEKIIPLKRGEGPDEINTIPRKAYMISEDRYLIESFRFCYVVDGKGYVKHRVSLDDLLKDELKKGKVEFIDNLRVGGTKGSSVQVGNGEYLMTVLRKNYFIGEDYPYFPMFATLSLSESEEINIKVLPVTFPEDLIYDKGLSYGASEVPNYTVSGDWLVYNFYFSSNIYLYNLMTGEKRKIKAEVEDGNNHQLPIADKTIPIRRYLSIFSNVLYDSQNEIVYRNHITINEEDPALSRNYMTAYTLQGEKLCEYYLGTNKEVNYLRNPFYHDGSIFMNPFYPSSDEKLDLVRLTLVDEK
- a CDS encoding ArdC-like ssDNA-binding domain-containing protein encodes the protein MKRQREKSSKDVYQIVNERIMASLEKGIIPWKQPWGSRGLPRNYCTGTVYRGINLWLLISMRHSRPYFSLHTFWDSVIY
- a CDS encoding PorP/SprF family type IX secretion system membrane protein, translated to MKRSLIKITILGVFLLLVIFTTKGQNRKYHSQFNAVRGYTNPALVGLEGSLIRGVARNQWVGFNGAPTSYLFLTEIDLPEFFGKPDSLPNTKNAIGISILHDKIGAFNDTEINASYAVGINLSQELILRLGATFQYNTVNLDGNKLNTQQVGDPKINQYVGSFASMQIYDFNLGAGLVHPNFYLGYSIHHLNKGRFNAGDVFVTSIPFSHFVQSGFRFDLNDDMKIGGDFLLQEQVDLPVGVEFNIKTLFKDKIWVGMGHRIDYSNNFQLGVLLSDINFSYTYEIPRNRTFRLPNTTHEFVASFRLFSNSIRKYPVFSW